One stretch of Manis pentadactyla isolate mManPen7 chromosome 10, mManPen7.hap1, whole genome shotgun sequence DNA includes these proteins:
- the LOC118925931 gene encoding uncharacterized protein LOC118925931 isoform X1 — translation MEKSIILLFWLQYVKISKSFHYSPMNKQTTAVFIEWDEFPKGESPEFYFLKYQLVNNFAQQNVKSILADPQKLPKSIITLEENEDYYITIESIKYGRILSEKSFKTRGFSTSNVKIIATSTSVSFNWTVLSSNDISVSISLNNSSRIMHDNIMAYEWDNLKPETLHAFMFEFKQLHLDFIHIFQRLDIQVETGSCAQGWVALKNSCYRISKDSVPWNIAQQRCKLPLSFAHLVDIKNEEEKKFVFSLLRSKNQIITWTGLKDLKKEGHLTWTNGSSFGLKKNDTISFLLLPNKETDCYILQQNETGSNYFFTRFFCYVPLPYICKYECNNFL, via the exons ATGGAGAAATCAATTATTCTACTATTCTGGTTACAATATGTTAAG aTCTCAAAAAGCTTCCATTATAGcccaatgaataaacaaacaacagCAGTTTTTATTGAATGGGATGAATTTCCTAAGGGAGAAAgtcctgaattttattttttaaaataccaactTGTTAATAATTTTGCTCAACAA AATGTCAAGAGCATTCTCGCAGACCCACAAAAGCTTCCAAAATCAATAATAACACTAGAGGAAAATGAAGACTATTACATCACTATAGAGTCTATAAAATATGGACGAATTTTAAGTGAAAAGTCCTTTAAAACCC GTGGATTCTCAACTAGCAATGTCAAAATAATAGCAACCAGTACgagtgtttcctttaactggacTGTGCTGTCTTCCAATGACATTTCAGTGTCAATATCTCTCAATAATTCTTCACGAATTATGCATGATAACATCATGGCTTATGAGTGGGATAATTTAAAACCTGAAACCTTACATGCTTTTATGTTTGAATTTAAACAGTTGCATTtggattttatacatatttttcagaGACTGGATATTCAAGTAGAAACAG GTTCATGTGCACAGGGATGGGTAGCATTAAAAAATAGCTGTTACAGAATTAGCAAAGACAGTGTGCCATGGAATATAGCCCAGCAACGTTGTAAGTTACCCTTAAGTTTTGCACACCTTGTGGATattaaaaatgaagaggaaaaaaaattcgTATTTTCACTTCTCAGGTCGAAGAATCAAATAATAACATGGACTGGTCTTAAAGATTTGAAG AAAGAAGGTCATCTCACATGGACAAATGGATCATCTTTTGGCCTTAAGAAAAATgacaccatttcttttctactgctACCCAACAAGGAAACAGATTGCTACATTTTACagcaaaatgaaactggatcaaacTATTTCTTTACAAGATTTTTCTGTTATGTTCCATTGCcatatatttgcaaatatgaaTGTAATAATTTTCTTTAG
- the LOC118925931 gene encoding uncharacterized protein LOC118925931 isoform X2, with protein MEKSIILLFWLQYVKISKSFHYSPMNKQTTAVFIEWDEFPKGESPEFYFLKYQLVNNFAQQNVKSILADPQKLPKSIITLEENEDYYITIESIKYGRILSEKSFKTRGFSTSNVKIIATSTSVSFNWTVLSSNDISVSISLNNSSRIMHDNIMAYEWDNLKPETLHAFMFEFKQLHLDFIHIFQRLDIQVETGSCAQGWVALKNSCYRISKDSVPWNIAQQRCRRIK; from the exons ATGGAGAAATCAATTATTCTACTATTCTGGTTACAATATGTTAAG aTCTCAAAAAGCTTCCATTATAGcccaatgaataaacaaacaacagCAGTTTTTATTGAATGGGATGAATTTCCTAAGGGAGAAAgtcctgaattttattttttaaaataccaactTGTTAATAATTTTGCTCAACAA AATGTCAAGAGCATTCTCGCAGACCCACAAAAGCTTCCAAAATCAATAATAACACTAGAGGAAAATGAAGACTATTACATCACTATAGAGTCTATAAAATATGGACGAATTTTAAGTGAAAAGTCCTTTAAAACCC GTGGATTCTCAACTAGCAATGTCAAAATAATAGCAACCAGTACgagtgtttcctttaactggacTGTGCTGTCTTCCAATGACATTTCAGTGTCAATATCTCTCAATAATTCTTCACGAATTATGCATGATAACATCATGGCTTATGAGTGGGATAATTTAAAACCTGAAACCTTACATGCTTTTATGTTTGAATTTAAACAGTTGCATTtggattttatacatatttttcagaGACTGGATATTCAAGTAGAAACAG GTTCATGTGCACAGGGATGGGTAGCATTAAAAAATAGCTGTTACAGAATTAGCAAAGACAGTGTGCCATGGAATATAGCCCAGCAACGTT GTCGAAGAATCAAATAA
- the LOC118925931 gene encoding uncharacterized protein LOC118925931 isoform X3, translating into MEKSIILLFWLQYVKISKSFHYSPMNKQTTAVFIEWDEFPKGESPEFYFLKYQLVNNFAQQNVKSILADPQKLPKSIITLEENEDYYITIESIKYGRILSEKSFKTRGFSTSNVKIIATSTSVSFNWTVLSSNDISVSISLNNSSRIMHDNIMAYEWDNLKPETLHAFMFEFKQLHLDFIHIFQRLDIQVETGSCAQGWVALKNSCYRISKDSVPWNIAQQR; encoded by the exons ATGGAGAAATCAATTATTCTACTATTCTGGTTACAATATGTTAAG aTCTCAAAAAGCTTCCATTATAGcccaatgaataaacaaacaacagCAGTTTTTATTGAATGGGATGAATTTCCTAAGGGAGAAAgtcctgaattttattttttaaaataccaactTGTTAATAATTTTGCTCAACAA AATGTCAAGAGCATTCTCGCAGACCCACAAAAGCTTCCAAAATCAATAATAACACTAGAGGAAAATGAAGACTATTACATCACTATAGAGTCTATAAAATATGGACGAATTTTAAGTGAAAAGTCCTTTAAAACCC GTGGATTCTCAACTAGCAATGTCAAAATAATAGCAACCAGTACgagtgtttcctttaactggacTGTGCTGTCTTCCAATGACATTTCAGTGTCAATATCTCTCAATAATTCTTCACGAATTATGCATGATAACATCATGGCTTATGAGTGGGATAATTTAAAACCTGAAACCTTACATGCTTTTATGTTTGAATTTAAACAGTTGCATTtggattttatacatatttttcagaGACTGGATATTCAAGTAGAAACAG GTTCATGTGCACAGGGATGGGTAGCATTAAAAAATAGCTGTTACAGAATTAGCAAAGACAGTGTGCCATGGAATATAGCCCAGCAACGTT AA